CCAGGCCTCTGGCTCGAGATCGTCGGGGTGGTGGACGATCTCTACGACCAGAGCGGCGAGCCGGAGTTGCAGAGGCCTGCCATCTATCTCCCGACGGCGCTGGGGGCAGCGCCGGTGACCGTCGCCATCCGCACGCGGGGGATCGACCCCGACGCCCTCGTCCCGCGGCTGTGGGAAATCGCCGGAGAGGTAACACCGGGGCGCCCGATGACCGTCGCCGGCCCGGACGAGCTTCGCGGCGGCGACACCAGTCGCGTGGTTCGATTCTCCGTCATCCTGGTAGGCCTTGTGACGCTGAGCGTGCTCCTTCTCTCCGCGGTAGGGATCTCGGCGATGATGTCGTTCGCCGTCACACGCCGGTATCGGGAGATCGGGATCCGGCTCGCGCTCGGTGCATCGCGGCGCCAGGTGTTGCGGACGATCTTCTCGCGCGCCGCGCTTCAGCTCGCGCTCGGGCTAGCCGTGGGGGTCGTCCTCGTCACGTTGGTAGAGCGACTCGGCGGCGATGAAATGATGCGCGGCCAGCACCACGTGCTCGTGCCAATGGTCGCGGCACTCGTGCTCGCCGCCGGGCTGCTCGCTACGGCCGGCCCGGCGCGCCAGGCGCTCCGGGTCCACCCGATGGAGGCGCTTCGACAGGAGTAATTCTCACGCGGGCCGGAGGCGACGAGCCATGAGGCTGGTCATGGCGAGCAGGATCCAAGCGCGTGAGGAACTCACCGTGTTCTCGTAGTCGGCACGCAGGCGCCGGTACTTCATCAGCCACGCAAAGGTGCGTTCGACTACCCAGCGCCGGGGCAGAACCTTGAAGGACGCTTCGAGTTCTTCCGAGTCTGGTCGCGTAGCGCATCATGCACCTGATCGATCACGCCTGCGTTCCTCCAGCGCCGGAAGTGCTGCTTGACGTCGCCCCACGGCGGGAAGTCGTGAGGCAGTTGCCTCCAGCTACAGCCCGTGCGCGCGATATACATCAACGCGTTCCAGATCTCGCGCAGCGGGTACTTGCGGGGCCGTCCCGTACGCCCGTTCTTGGCCGCGGGCATGAGGCTGAGGACGACCTCTTGGCCGTCCGTTAGATCGCTGGGGTAGGCTTGTCGTTGCATAGCCCGCCTCCCTTGCGAACCTCATGCCCCACTTTATACCCACGCTCTCACCACACCCGCCACCGCACCCCCGCGCCGATCCGCCGCGGCGTCCCCGGCGTCACGAACGGCTCCACCCTTTCCCCTTCGTTCAGCCGGTTCAGCGTGAGCACCCCGAAGGTCCGGTAGTCGGCGTCGAGCAGGTTCTCCGCCTCGGCGTAGACCGTCATCCGCCCCGCCGCGCGCTCCACCCGCAACCCCACGAGCGTGTACGCGGCGAGCTTCAGCTCCTCCTCCGTGTTGTCCTCGTCGCCGCGGAGCCAGCGGCTCCCCACGTGCCCCGCCTCCACCGCGGCGCGCCACGGGCCGCTCGCGAACTCGGCGCCCAGGTTCGCGCGCACCGCGGGGACCATGGGGAAGTGGTCGCCGGGGCGCACGGTGGGCGGCGCCAGGTCGTCGTCGTCCGGGTCGGCGGACGCGGCGGCGCCCACGTCGTCGTCGTCATCGTCCTGGTAGGGGGCGGAGAGCGTCGCGACGGTCTGGAAGGTGGCGCGGGTGAAGGCCAGGTTGCCGTGCAGGCGCAGTCCGGCGGCGGGGCGCAGCTCCGCGGCCAGCTCCACGCCCTCCCGGCGGGTGCGGTCCAGGTTCTGGAAGTAGGCCGCCGCGGTCCCCTGCGGGCGGACGTTGAAGATGTCGTCGTACACCTCCGCCCGGAACGCGACCGCCTCCGCCGAGACGCGCGCCCCGAAGAAGCGGACCCCCGCCTGCCAGGTGTCGGTGGTGACCGGGTCCAGGGGCGGGTCGGCGCCCAGCTCGTAGGGGAGGGGGCAGGGGTCCTCCGGGTCGGCGCAGGCCAGCTCCATGATCACCGGCGCGCGGAAGCCCCGTCCGTACCCGGCGAAGAGCACCGTCCCCGGGGCGGCCACCCAGTCCACCCCCAGGGCGCCGGTGAGCTGCCGGAACAGGTTGTCCCCGTCGTTGTCCGGGTCCAGCCGGTCGCGGAAGGGGAGGCTCACGTAGTCCCAGCGGAGCGACCCGGTCAGCGCCAGCCGCTCCGTGGCGGCGAGCCGCGCCTGGGCGTACGCCCCGAAGTCGTGCTCCAGCGTCCCCACGTCCTCCGACATCTCCCCTGCCGCGGGGAACCCCGGGAAGTTCTCGTTGGGGAGGGCGAAGATGCGGATCCCCACGTCGTGCAGCGCGTACTCCACGCCGGAGGCCAGCTCCAGCCGCCCGGCCGAGCGGGCGAGCTGCGCCGCGACGCCCGCGGAGCGGTTGCGCGTGTCGAAGCGGGTGTCCGGCTCCGTGAAGTTGGCGTTGAACTGGTCCACCCGGTTCTCCCGCGCGAACGCGCTCGCCTCCAGCACCGTCCCCGCCCCGACCCGGTGTGCGACGCGCCCGTTCAGGAAGTGCAACCGCGGGCGGAACAGGTCGCCGCCGGTGAAGTTGATGGTCCGCGGGTCCGCCGGGGAGCGCCAGCGCTCCGGGACCGAGTCGCGGTTCTCCAGCCAG
This is a stretch of genomic DNA from Longimicrobiaceae bacterium. It encodes these proteins:
- a CDS encoding TonB-dependent receptor — encoded protein: MDVSGALLALFLLADPAAAPRPDTARVDTLVHRLPTLRVEVARLQTGGVPLARAPFAAQVVGADELRAMPHRTVADVLARLPGVSLADVMGSAFQPDVSLRGFGVSPVVGLPQGVSVFVDGVRVNEPDASQVHWDLIPLDDAERIEVVRGPAAAFGKNALAGSLNVVTRRGGGPPRGALEVAGGGFRRGEARGSVLGGVGPWDYYLSGNWVQSGGWRDDASARVGRLFAKGGWRGERTDAWLSYTRGDDRILQAGSLPASWLENRDSVPERWRSPADPRTINFTGGDLFRPRLHFLNGRVAHRVGAGTVLEASAFARENRVDQFNANFTEPDTRFDTRNRSAGVAAQLARSAGRLELASGVEYALHDVGIRIFALPNENFPGFPAAGEMSEDVGTLEHDFGAYAQARLAATERLALTGSLRWDYVSLPFRDRLDPDNDGDNLFRQLTGALGVDWVAAPGTVLFAGYGRGFRAPVIMELACADPEDPCPLPYELGADPPLDPVTTDTWQAGVRFFGARVSAEAVAFRAEVYDDIFNVRPQGTAAAYFQNLDRTRREGVELAAELRPAAGLRLHGNLAFTRATFQTVATLSAPYQDDDDDDVGAAASADPDDDDLAPPTVRPGDHFPMVPAVRANLGAEFASGPWRAAVEAGHVGSRWLRGDEDNTEEELKLAAYTLVGLRVERAAGRMTVYAEAENLLDADYRTFGVLTLNRLNEGERVEPFVTPGTPRRIGAGVRWRVW